In the Colletotrichum lupini chromosome 4, complete sequence genome, ATCCAATGACACtctccccttttttttacaaAATCAACAACAAAATAAGCAACAAGATCAGCACAAAAATGAGCACGGCGATGCAGCAGCTACTCAGCCGGTCCTCGTTGTGCCGCATCACGTACTGTAGCTTCGCCACGCCCGTCTGCAGCCGCCCGCCCACGCGGTCCGCGACGCCGTCCACGACCTCGAGCATCTCCCTCTGCTCCTCGAGCTCGCGGCCCATGTCGTCCGCCTGCCGCCGCAGGTTGCCCACGGTGCGGAACACGCCGTCCAGGTGGCCGTCCTGCTCGCGCATCATCTcgagctgctgctgctgctcgaACTCGGCCGCgtagtcgtcgtcgtcgtcgtcgtcgtggtCTCCGTGGTGGCCGTCGCCTATGGCGAAGGAGCTCGGATCGGGGAGGTCCGAGTTTGCGGCTGAGGATTTGCCCTTGCCTCCTGCCGCTGTTGCTGCGCCGAGCTTTTTGGCGAGCTCCTCGCGCATGTCTTCTACTTCGCCGCCGACATCTTGAACTAGCCTCTTGCGCCGCGTGATTTCTGGGCCGGAGAGGCCAAAGGCTGTGGGGTCGGATTCGACGGCCTTGACGGACTCGACGAGGTCGGCAAGGTCTTCGGCTAGGGAGGCGAGGGCGGATTCGAGGTCGGCGCGGGCGGAGGCGAGTTCGGGGGAGGTTGGGGAGGTTGAGAGGGAGCGGATGCGTAGGTAGGATGTGAATAGGGGTCTGGTTGAGTCCAGTTGGGCGAGGACGTCTCTGTTTTGTGCGTTCTTGGTCAGTAATTTTGGTTCAGAGGTGATAGTTAGAGGAAGGATGCATAGTGGTATGTGGTTGGATGCGAAAGGGATGCGATGCGTACTGTTGAACTTGGAGGAAGGGATCCTCTTCGTTGGCGGAAGACATCATCCTGGCGAAGGGTTGAAAAGGCGCATCCGCGGACGCATTGGCTTGCGGTTAGGATCTCTTCACAAAGGATGTGGTTTCTAACCAAAAATTGCAGCTTGGTCCTAGGGTATTGAAGGAGCGAATGCCTAtcgtcgaggcggaattGGCGATCTGTAGTCAATCTAGGTACCCTGTTAGGTAAACGCGGCCTGGGATGACGTTTGCGCGTCTGGCGGCCGGCCGGGTCGGGTGGGTGCGAGCTACCTTTACGGACACGGCTACCTCCCGTCCCCGTCTTCCATAGGTGTCCACTTTTGCAGGTCACTGGTGGTCGCAGCTTCGGGGAAGTGTAAGGGTACTTCCGGAGATTCTTCGGCACGTTCGAGCATTCCTCACCGAGACAATGCACGTCACCGAAGACCCCTGCTCGACCTCTCGGTGTGCCCCTCATTCACCGAGAAAAATTCCCCTCCATTGACAATTTAATGTAAGTGGGATTTTCACAACCGCCATTTACAACTCCACATGCTCGCTCACTCCCGTACGAAGCTCTCACCATCTTTCACTGAGCCACTCACTGAATCTTACTCATGCTCTTTGATTTATCGAATATTTACAAATCACTCAACTCAGGGAAGAGTCACCTGCGCACGCAAGAAACACATCATTAAAAGCGCCTCAAACTGAGAAAAAAGATGATACCAGAAAAGCCCCTCCCCTGCTCAGACGAGTTCCCCTCGCCAGAAGCCTACGTCGAGGAGCTCCTCGAATTTGCCACAACCACAGACATCTTCCAAATCCTCTGCGGTGGCGTCCACGTCCTCGACTTCTTCACAAACGAAAGGGGCCTCTTCTCCCAGATCCTTCCTCAGGAATGGCAACCCTTCCTTCTCTCCTACGGCACTGACGCCCTCCTGGACCTCCTCATGCGAGATGACCTCGATAACTTGCCATTAGACGCCATGACAGTCGCCCCGCCAGAGAGTTTCCTGAACTACATTCGCAGCATCCGCAAGCTCTCTCTTCGCAGGACATTCTCCCCCACCACGTCTGAGAGTAAACCCCCGCCAAAGCTCTCCCGCTCCGTCGCCGTCGGCATGAAGCCCAAGAAAGTCCACGAGGTGGCCCATTTTGCGCGCTACGTTGACTCTCTTGCCGGCTCAATCGCCTCACGCTGGGGAAAGGAGACGACGCATTTCGTGGATTTCGGTAGCGGGCAAAACTACCTCGGCCGTACCCTCGCGCTGCCCCCTTACAACCGCCACGTCGTCGCCGTCGAGGGCCGCGAGCACAAAATTGACGGCGCAAAGGGGCTCGACGTGCTCTCCGGCCTGGCGAGCAAGGAGGTCGTCATGCGCAACAAGAAGCTGTGGCTGCAGATGCAGGCTGACAGGCTCGGTACTGACGTTGTCAAGAAGGCACCCGCGAAAGCCTCGCCCGACGCCGCAGCGGCAGCAGAGGACTTTGATTTCAGGCCCATCAAGGAGCTTGAGCCGCGATACAACCGCGCGCTGGGGAAGGGCTCCGTATCGTACGTGGTCGGCAGGCTCGAGAGCGGCGACCTGACCGAAGTCATTGGACGCATCGAAAAGGAGGTACTCCCGGAGGAATCATCCCAGGACCTCAAAATGATGGCCGTCTCGATCCACTCGTGCGGAAACCTCTCTCACTACGGCATCCGCTCGCTTGTCATGAACCCGGCCATTCACTCTGTCGCCATCGTGGGCTGCTGCTA is a window encoding:
- a CDS encoding syntaxin 6, whose protein sequence is MMSSANEEDPFLQVQQDVLAQLDSTRPLFTSYLRIRSLSTSPTSPELASARADLESALASLAEDLADLVESVKAVESDPTAFGLSGPEITRRKRLVQDVGGEVEDMREELAKKLGAATAAGGKGKSSAANSDLPDPSSFAIGDGHHGDHDDDDDDDYAAEFEQQQQLEMMREQDGHLDGVFRTVGNLRRQADDMGRELEEQREMLEVVDGVADRVGGRLQTGVAKLQYVMRHNEDRLSSCCIAVLIFVLILLLILLLIL